Proteins encoded by one window of Blautia luti:
- a CDS encoding N-acetylmuramoyl-L-alanine amidase, which produces MKKICSLVLAATVAISSIGSGVTAMAATTTATTSKYVVVLDPGHGGNESGAGAVHNGKVYKEEEINWKIANYTMQALSQASDIEVHLTKTKKQTVSLMKRVTTAKNYGADLLVSQHINDSDSSYSRGACVLVSSGTYRPSLAAKEKKFASYVLQELGKLGISKSGTGLLYRTSENGSTYPNGKIRDYYGIVAQSVEQNIPGVIIEHAFISSPYDAVNFLSTNAKLKKIGEADARAIIRYCKQLPAKKPTPAPTVAPDAFTGWKEKNGYFYYYINSKRQRNQILNLNDGIYYVNQEGQRQYGWHTVNGKKYYFQKDGKAQLGWMEKNGSYYYFDQTTGTMYKDIMMVSADGKLYIFGKNGKRCSRWTEYQGKKYFINKSGYAQTGWLKVSGKWYYFHKKNAYMYKNRTAVTSTGKKYIFNSKGVCTNRK; this is translated from the coding sequence ATGAAAAAAATATGTAGTTTAGTTTTAGCAGCAACTGTAGCAATTTCAAGTATCGGATCAGGAGTAACTGCCATGGCTGCGACAACAACAGCAACAACATCCAAGTATGTGGTAGTACTGGATCCAGGCCATGGAGGAAACGAAAGCGGAGCCGGCGCTGTACATAATGGCAAAGTTTATAAAGAAGAAGAGATCAACTGGAAAATTGCAAACTATACCATGCAGGCACTGAGCCAGGCATCAGATATCGAAGTTCATCTGACCAAGACCAAGAAGCAGACCGTAAGCCTGATGAAACGGGTTACGACAGCCAAAAATTATGGAGCAGACCTTCTGGTAAGCCAGCATATTAATGACTCCGACAGCAGTTATTCAAGAGGCGCGTGTGTTCTGGTCTCATCAGGAACCTACAGACCATCACTGGCTGCCAAAGAAAAGAAATTCGCCAGCTATGTACTGCAGGAACTTGGAAAACTGGGAATTTCCAAAAGTGGTACAGGTCTGTTATATCGTACAAGTGAAAACGGAAGCACTTATCCCAACGGAAAGATCCGTGATTATTATGGTATTGTAGCCCAGAGTGTGGAGCAGAATATTCCAGGTGTCATCATAGAGCATGCATTTATCAGCAGCCCTTATGACGCAGTTAATTTCCTCAGCACCAATGCGAAACTGAAGAAGATCGGTGAGGCAGATGCCAGAGCCATCATCCGTTACTGTAAGCAGCTTCCGGCGAAGAAACCAACACCTGCACCGACTGTGGCTCCGGATGCATTCACAGGATGGAAAGAGAAGAATGGATATTTCTATTATTATATTAATTCCAAGAGACAGAGAAACCAGATCCTGAATCTGAATGACGGAATCTATTATGTAAATCAGGAAGGCCAGCGCCAGTATGGATGGCACACGGTAAATGGAAAAAAATATTACTTCCAGAAAGACGGCAAGGCACAGCTGGGATGGATGGAAAAGAATGGAAGTTATTATTACTTTGACCAGACGACAGGAACTATGTATAAAGATATCATGATGGTTTCCGCTGACGGAAAGCTGTACATTTTCGGTAAAAATGGAAAGAGATGCAGCAGATGGACAGAATATCAGGGAAAGAAATATTTCATTAATAAATCCGGCTATGCACAGACAGGCTGGCTGAAAGTAAGTGGAAAGTGGTATTACTTCCATAAGAAAAATGCATATATGTACAAAAACCGCACAGCAGTTACTTCCACAGGAAAGAAATATATCTTTAACTCCAAAGGTGTATGTACAAACAGAAAATAA
- a CDS encoding glycoside hydrolase family 25 protein, translating to MKKKFQGWRKKVAVGLLAAALCGSLSAQTAMATMHYDRRQTVAQEQFESSADTYSASASAVSKKAWRKINGKCYNGSGKVIPGAITRGIDVSEWQETINWAKVKKSDVDFAFVRIAHGIKYQDKNFDYNMKQAELAGVPVGTYVYSTATNTAGALKEAQLAIKKMKGYKVSYPVAYDLEDEKLEKLSPRTISRMALAFCNEIRQAGYYPIIYCNTYWYDYHIDWSILSGLDVWIARYGDTIQAPDSSKYSYTVWQSTSGEADSGLNPTRKLISGIPVWNDVDMDFGFVDYTKVITPRWQPLASYSPAVTADTGKYGHLPIGVKNGLKEENGDTFYYVNGKKVTGWTELNNKKYYFAPETGALYKDRLFKVNNQLYYADKNGVIATGKWVEYKGKTYYFKASGAAFKGMKRVNGKYYWFHTSSGYMFKNRKVIRSTGDIYYFGSNGVRYENGMKKITENGTVHTYYFHKDGKVHKGWLTYKGKKYYFYKGKTEKSGRRAENVRLTSSNGIISVFDKSGVCIDQYKKE from the coding sequence ATGAAGAAAAAGTTTCAGGGGTGGAGAAAGAAAGTCGCAGTTGGTCTTCTGGCTGCAGCTCTGTGTGGATCTCTGTCTGCACAGACGGCAATGGCAACCATGCATTATGACAGAAGACAGACAGTTGCGCAGGAACAGTTCGAATCGTCAGCAGATACTTACAGTGCATCTGCGTCAGCTGTAAGCAAAAAGGCCTGGCGGAAGATCAACGGCAAATGCTACAATGGAAGCGGAAAAGTCATTCCAGGGGCCATCACCAGAGGAATCGATGTGTCCGAATGGCAGGAAACCATCAACTGGGCGAAAGTAAAAAAATCTGATGTGGATTTTGCATTCGTGCGCATTGCTCACGGGATCAAATATCAGGATAAGAATTTCGACTACAATATGAAACAGGCAGAGCTGGCAGGAGTTCCTGTAGGAACTTACGTATACAGTACAGCTACAAATACAGCCGGAGCATTAAAAGAAGCACAGCTTGCCATAAAGAAGATGAAGGGTTATAAAGTATCCTATCCGGTAGCCTATGATCTGGAAGATGAGAAACTGGAGAAACTCTCCCCAAGGACGATATCAAGAATGGCACTGGCGTTCTGTAATGAGATACGTCAGGCGGGATATTATCCGATCATTTACTGTAATACATACTGGTATGATTATCATATAGACTGGAGCATTCTTTCCGGTCTGGATGTGTGGATCGCCAGATATGGAGATACGATCCAGGCACCGGATTCTTCGAAATATTCCTATACAGTCTGGCAGTCCACTTCAGGAGAAGCTGACAGCGGCCTGAATCCTACCAGAAAACTGATCTCAGGAATTCCTGTATGGAATGACGTGGATATGGATTTCGGCTTCGTGGATTATACGAAGGTAATAACCCCAAGGTGGCAGCCACTGGCATCTTACAGTCCTGCAGTAACTGCTGACACAGGGAAATATGGACATCTTCCCATTGGCGTGAAGAACGGCCTGAAAGAAGAAAACGGAGATACCTTCTATTATGTAAACGGTAAAAAGGTTACAGGCTGGACAGAACTGAACAATAAAAAATATTACTTTGCGCCCGAGACAGGTGCTCTTTATAAAGACCGTCTGTTTAAAGTAAACAATCAGCTCTATTATGCAGATAAAAATGGAGTGATAGCTACAGGAAAATGGGTGGAATATAAAGGGAAAACCTATTATTTTAAGGCAAGTGGAGCTGCCTTTAAAGGTATGAAGCGTGTAAACGGCAAATATTACTGGTTCCATACCTCATCTGGCTATATGTTTAAAAACAGAAAAGTGATCAGAAGCACAGGCGATATTTATTATTTCGGCAGCAATGGAGTACGGTATGAAAACGGTATGAAAAAAATAACCGAAAACGGCACAGTTCATACGTACTATTTTCACAAAGATGGAAAAGTACATAAAGGCTGGTTGACATACAAGGGTAAAAAGTATTATTTTTATAAGGGCAAAACAGAGAAGTCAGGACGAAGAGCAGAGAATGTAAGGCTGACAAGTTCCAACGGCATCATTTCGGTGTTTGATAAGTCCGGCGTTTGCATCGATCAGTATAAGAAGGAGTGA